CTTTCCTTTCTTAAAGACTTTTCTTCATTTTATCATACATATCTTTACACAATTATGTATGAAGCCAACGATGCATCATGATACAATATAAGTATATACACCCACAAAAAGGAAAATGAAAATTATTTATACTCCTAGACTTCACATCATTAGCTACTCTTTAACTCCCCTTATATTTTCTACATAGTAGATTTTATTTTAAAACTTACATTATAAAATAATTTGGAGGTTCACACACTATGGAACTATACAAAAAATTAACAACAACATTCATCCTCTTATTCGTCGCTTCCATTACTGTCGGTTTTTCGCTAAAAGGCGCGATTCCATATGCTACATTAATAAGCATTATATTCGCAACACTCTTTTTACTATGCAGTGCATTTTGCGCAGGAAAAGCACGTCAGATAAAGCAATGATTGCATATGTTCCGTAAGAAACCGACAATTTGTAAATCATGTAAAAAGGAAATACAAACGTATGAAAAAGTATATTGAGCTAGACGGAGAAGTGTATTGCAACTCATGCATCCAAATCATAAATAAAACCAAATAAAAAAAGCTTTGCGCACACAGCGCAAAGCTTTTTTTCATATATTATAGACCAGCTTGCTCTTTTAAAGTAGCTGCTTTGTCTGTACGTTCCCATGAAAGATCTACATCAGTACGTCCGAAGTGGCCGTAAGCTGCTGTTTGTTTGTAAATTGGGCGACGTAAGTCTAGCATTTTAATAATACCAGCTGGGCGAAGATCGAAGTTGTTACGAACTAGTTCTACTAGTACGTCTTCAGATACTTTACCAGTGCCAAATGTATCAACTGAAATTGATACTGGTTGCGCTACGCCGATTGCGTATGCAAGTTGTACTTCTGCTTTGTCAGCAAGACCAGCTGCTACGATGTTTTTCGCAACATAACGAGCTGCATATGCTGCTGAACGGTCAACTTTCGTTGCATCTTTACCAGAGAATGCACCGCCACCGTGGCGAGCGTATCCACCGTAAGTATCAACGATGATTTTACGTCCTGTTAAACCAGCATCACCTTGTGGTCCACCAATTACGAAGCGGCCAGTTGGGTTAATGAAGAATTTCGTTTCTCCATCCATTAATTCTGCTGGAACTACAGCTTTAATTACATGCTCTTTTAAATCGCGATCGATTTCTTCCCATGTAACATCTGGATGATGCTGTGTAGAAATTACAATTGTATCTACACGTACAGGTTTACCATTTTCATCATACTCAACTGTAACTTGCGTTTTTCCATCCGGACGTAAGTATGATAAAGTGTCATCTTTACGTACTTCAGTTAAACGACGAGCTAATTTGTGAGCAAGCGAGATTGGAAGTGGCATTAATTCTTGTGTTTCATTACATGCGAAGCCAAACATTAAACCTTGGTCTCCTGCACCAATTGCCTCAATCTCAGCGTCAGTCATTTGACCTTCGCGTGCTTCTAGTGCTTGGTCAACACCCATAGCGATGTCAGCAGATTGCTCATCGATAGATGTTAAAACTGCACAAGTTTCTGCATCGAATCCATATTTTGCGCGTGTGTAACCAATGCCTTGAATTGTTTCACGAACGATTTTCGGAATATCTACATAAGTAGAAGTCGTAATTTCCCCCGCTACCAATACTAAACCAGTTGTTACAGTTGTTTCACAAGCTACACGTGCATTTGCGTCCTTTGATAAGATCGCATCTAAAATTGAATCAGAAATTTGGTCACAAATTTTATCTGGATGTCCTTCAGTTACAGACTCAGATGTGAACAGATGACGTTTTTTTGTCATGTGGTAAACCTCCCTACAGTAATTGTATATATTGTACGGAACTCATCCTTAATTTGCCACAAACTGCGACATACATTTATTCTCCCACACAAGCATACAGAAAAACCTTTCCTACTTTACATAGAGGAAAGGTTTAATTTGCTACTTGCATACTGCTTTTTGCCCTTTGCTCTTATCGTTCGAGACCATTAGCCTCGCACAGGTTTTAGCACCTATTCACCTGTATTTACCACTACAAGTGAGGTT
This genomic interval from Bacillus cereus contains the following:
- the metK gene encoding methionine adenosyltransferase, which translates into the protein MTKKRHLFTSESVTEGHPDKICDQISDSILDAILSKDANARVACETTVTTGLVLVAGEITTSTYVDIPKIVRETIQGIGYTRAKYGFDAETCAVLTSIDEQSADIAMGVDQALEAREGQMTDAEIEAIGAGDQGLMFGFACNETQELMPLPISLAHKLARRLTEVRKDDTLSYLRPDGKTQVTVEYDENGKPVRVDTIVISTQHHPDVTWEEIDRDLKEHVIKAVVPAELMDGETKFFINPTGRFVIGGPQGDAGLTGRKIIVDTYGGYARHGGGAFSGKDATKVDRSAAYAARYVAKNIVAAGLADKAEVQLAYAIGVAQPVSISVDTFGTGKVSEDVLVELVRNNFDLRPAGIIKMLDLRRPIYKQTAAYGHFGRTDVDLSWERTDKAATLKEQAGL